The following proteins come from a genomic window of Achromobacter sp. AONIH1:
- a CDS encoding helix-turn-helix domain-containing protein yields MRQQPSPRADSAASNAASPAPIGLLATALRRERERAGMSLAELARRAGLAKSTLSQLESGTGNPSLETLWALAMALDVQVSRLIGEAQARVQVIRAHEGVAAVSEQGNYAATLLAACPAGAQRDVYRVRAQPGEARLSKPHGPGMIEHVILASGRARIGPLGQEVELAPGDYIRHAADVPHVFEALAPDTVAVMLLEHG; encoded by the coding sequence ATGCGCCAGCAACCTTCTCCCAGAGCGGATTCCGCAGCCAGCAACGCCGCGTCGCCGGCCCCCATCGGCCTGCTGGCGACCGCGCTGCGCCGCGAGCGCGAACGCGCCGGCATGTCGCTTGCCGAACTGGCCCGGCGCGCCGGGCTGGCCAAATCCACCTTGTCGCAGCTGGAGTCGGGCACGGGCAATCCCAGCCTGGAAACGCTGTGGGCGCTGGCGATGGCGCTGGATGTGCAGGTCAGCCGGCTGATCGGCGAGGCCCAGGCCAGGGTGCAGGTCATTCGCGCGCACGAAGGCGTTGCCGCCGTGTCCGAGCAGGGCAACTATGCGGCCACGCTGCTGGCCGCCTGCCCCGCGGGCGCGCAGCGTGATGTGTACCGGGTGCGGGCGCAGCCCGGCGAAGCGCGGCTGTCCAAGCCGCATGGCCCGGGCATGATCGAGCATGTGATCCTGGCGAGCGGTCGCGCGCGGATCGGGCCGCTGGGGCAGGAGGTGGAGCTGGCGCCGGGCGATTACATCCGCCATGCGGCCGACGTGCCGCATGTGTTCGAGGCGCTGGCGCCCGACACCGTGGCTGTGATGCTGCTGGAGCACGGCTGA
- a CDS encoding DMT family transporter, which produces MPITDNTRGALQMTAAMIISGTVGWFVLAAGVSPRAAVFWRCLFGALAMLAVCGWLGQLRRGLLSRRQAGLCVLGGVALALNWTLLFGAYGHASISVATIVYHTQPFMLVALGALCFKEKPGARKLACLALAFGGLAAIVAGRPAAALHAGGSFATGVALALGAAFFYAIAAIIAKGLKGVPPHLIVLIQLLIGAALMSPSAALPDQPRAWGLLVAIGVVHTGLMSTLLYSALQKTATSLIGVLSFIYPIVAMLVDALAFDQRMNAIQIAGAALILLSAAAMNRPARAGGPAEADVDRQS; this is translated from the coding sequence ATGCCCATCACCGACAACACCCGAGGCGCCCTGCAAATGACGGCCGCGATGATCATTTCCGGCACCGTCGGCTGGTTCGTGCTGGCGGCCGGCGTATCGCCGCGCGCCGCGGTGTTCTGGCGCTGCCTGTTCGGCGCGCTGGCCATGCTGGCCGTCTGCGGCTGGCTGGGGCAATTGCGGCGGGGCCTGCTGAGCCGCCGCCAGGCTGGCCTGTGCGTGCTGGGCGGCGTGGCGCTGGCGCTGAACTGGACGCTGCTGTTCGGCGCCTACGGCCACGCATCCATCTCGGTCGCCACCATCGTCTATCACACGCAGCCCTTCATGCTGGTCGCGCTGGGCGCATTGTGCTTCAAGGAGAAACCGGGCGCGCGCAAGCTCGCCTGCCTGGCGCTGGCCTTCGGCGGCCTGGCGGCCATCGTCGCGGGCCGGCCGGCAGCGGCTTTGCATGCGGGCGGCTCGTTCGCCACCGGCGTCGCGCTGGCCCTGGGCGCCGCGTTCTTCTACGCGATCGCCGCCATCATCGCCAAGGGCTTGAAGGGCGTGCCGCCGCATCTGATCGTGCTGATCCAGCTTCTCATCGGCGCGGCGCTGATGTCGCCCTCGGCCGCCCTGCCCGACCAGCCGCGCGCCTGGGGCCTGCTTGTCGCGATCGGCGTGGTCCACACCGGCCTGATGTCGACGCTGCTCTACAGCGCGCTGCAAAAGACCGCGACCAGCCTCATCGGCGTGCTGTCCTTCATCTACCCCATCGTCGCGATGCTGGTAGACGCGCTGGCGTTCGATCAGCGCATGAACGCCATCCAGATCGCCGGAGCGGCGCTGATCCTGCTGAGCGCCGCGGCGATGAACCGGCCGGCGCGCGCAGGCGGTCCGGCCGAAGCCGACGTTGACAGGCAGTCTTGA
- a CDS encoding DUF2938 domain-containing protein, translating into MTIDSDFLVRILLIGAGATLVMDAWALFLKRCFNIPGLNYAMVGRWIGHLPRGRFIHPNIGKAEPVAAEAAIGWIAHYAIGVVFAALLLRIAGPQWAQHPTFLPALLVGIGTVAAPFFILQPGMGAGIAASRTPNPPVARLRSLMAHASFGVGLYLAGLACRAVLAA; encoded by the coding sequence ATGACCATCGATTCCGACTTCCTCGTCCGCATCCTGCTGATCGGCGCCGGCGCCACGCTGGTCATGGACGCCTGGGCGCTGTTCCTAAAGCGCTGCTTCAACATCCCCGGCCTGAACTACGCCATGGTAGGCCGCTGGATCGGCCATCTGCCGCGCGGACGGTTTATCCACCCGAACATCGGCAAGGCCGAACCGGTCGCGGCGGAAGCCGCCATCGGCTGGATCGCGCACTACGCCATCGGCGTCGTCTTCGCGGCCCTGCTGCTGCGCATCGCCGGACCGCAATGGGCGCAGCACCCGACCTTCCTGCCCGCGCTGCTGGTCGGCATCGGCACGGTGGCCGCGCCCTTCTTCATCCTGCAGCCCGGCATGGGCGCGGGCATCGCCGCATCCAGGACGCCCAATCCCCCGGTCGCGCGGCTGCGCAGCCTGATGGCCCACGCATCGTTCGGCGTCGGGCTGTATCTGGCCGGACTGGCATGCCGGGCGGTGCTGGCGGCCTGA
- a CDS encoding glycosyltransferase family 4 protein, producing MHILHTLAGSHLGGMEFRVLEQAQWLKEQGHVVAIAAPPGSETLKAAHERSLEAVGIDFESAYSPSTVLGLRRLVKRLRIEVIDAHSRADGKTSALCQDLCAVVRTRHFAKYLRTSLRKRLEWRVGCHHVIATSGEGRNDIVSAGFAPAERVSVVGEWADQRFFLDVDKAALRQRMRAELGLDADAFVVATIGMLRPEKRQDDLLRVVQQLRQREIPAIALVVGTPTAEKAAFGPRLHALADELGIAAHTVFAGHRGDIDQVIHAADALLVPSSNEAWSRVVPEAFAAGCPVVVSNVGGLPEIVKPDATGWLAEPGDVAGFTGHVAGIWSDPARARRVVEQARVFAEDNFQLGRKMDETLRAYEVAIRRKRGR from the coding sequence ATGCATATCTTGCACACCCTGGCCGGCTCCCATCTGGGCGGCATGGAATTCCGCGTCCTGGAACAGGCGCAGTGGCTCAAGGAGCAAGGACATGTCGTGGCCATCGCCGCGCCGCCCGGCAGCGAGACGCTGAAGGCGGCGCACGAGCGCTCGCTGGAAGCCGTGGGCATCGACTTCGAATCCGCCTACTCGCCGTCCACCGTGCTGGGGCTGCGCCGGCTGGTCAAGCGCCTGCGCATCGAGGTCATCGACGCCCACAGCCGCGCGGACGGCAAGACCAGCGCGCTGTGCCAGGACCTGTGCGCCGTCGTGCGCACCCGCCATTTCGCCAAGTACCTGCGCACCAGCCTGCGCAAGCGCCTGGAATGGCGCGTCGGCTGCCATCACGTCATCGCCACCAGCGGCGAAGGCCGCAACGACATCGTGTCAGCCGGCTTCGCGCCGGCCGAGCGCGTCAGCGTGGTCGGCGAATGGGCCGACCAGCGTTTCTTCCTGGACGTGGACAAGGCCGCGCTGCGCCAGCGCATGCGCGCTGAACTCGGGCTGGACGCCGACGCCTTCGTGGTCGCCACCATCGGCATGCTGCGCCCGGAAAAGCGCCAGGACGACCTGCTGCGCGTGGTCCAGCAGCTGCGCCAGCGCGAGATTCCCGCCATCGCGCTGGTGGTCGGCACGCCCACCGCCGAGAAGGCCGCCTTCGGCCCCCGGCTGCACGCGCTGGCCGATGAACTGGGCATCGCGGCCCATACCGTATTCGCCGGCCATCGCGGCGACATCGACCAGGTGATCCACGCCGCCGACGCGCTGCTGGTGCCCTCGTCCAACGAGGCCTGGTCGCGCGTCGTGCCCGAAGCCTTCGCCGCCGGCTGCCCGGTGGTGGTCAGCAATGTGGGCGGACTGCCCGAGATCGTGAAGCCGGACGCGACCGGCTGGCTGGCCGAGCCGGGCGACGTGGCCGGATTCACCGGGCACGTGGCCGGTATCTGGAGCGATCCCGCACGGGCTCGTCGGGTGGTGGAGCAGGCGCGCGTCTTCGCCGAAGACAACTTCCAGCTGGGGCGCAAGATGGATGAGACGCTGCGGGCGTATGAAGTGGCGATCAGGCGCAAGCGCGGGCGCTGA
- the ychF gene encoding redox-regulated ATPase YchF: MALQCGIVGLPNVGKSTLFNALTRAGIAAENYPFCTIEPNVGVVEVPDPRLQKLAEIVKPERILSATVEFVDIAGLVAGASKGEGLGNQFLSHIRETDAIVNVVRCFEDPNVIHVAGKVDPIADIEVIETELALADLQTAEKALQRHQKTARSGDKESQRIVAVLEKCVAQLNEAKPIRALDLTTEEKADIAQLCFITAKRAMYVGNVADDGFSNNPLLDRLTEFAAKRNAPVVAICAAIESEIVDLDDADRQAFLSDMGMEEPGLNRLIRAAFKLLGLQTYFTAGVKEVRAWTVPIGATAPQAAGVIHTDFERGFIRAQTIAYEDYIAYKGEQGAKEAGKMRAEGKEYIVQDGDVMNFLFNV; the protein is encoded by the coding sequence ATGGCTCTGCAATGCGGCATCGTCGGCCTGCCTAATGTCGGCAAATCGACGCTTTTCAACGCTCTGACCCGCGCCGGCATCGCCGCCGAGAACTATCCGTTCTGCACCATCGAGCCCAACGTGGGCGTCGTGGAAGTGCCGGATCCGCGCCTGCAGAAGCTGGCCGAGATCGTCAAGCCCGAGCGCATCCTGTCGGCCACGGTCGAGTTCGTGGACATCGCCGGCCTGGTGGCCGGCGCGAGCAAGGGCGAAGGCCTGGGCAACCAGTTCCTCTCGCACATCCGCGAGACCGACGCCATCGTCAACGTGGTGCGCTGCTTTGAAGACCCGAACGTGATCCACGTCGCCGGCAAGGTCGATCCCATTGCCGACATCGAGGTCATCGAGACCGAGTTGGCCCTGGCCGACTTGCAGACCGCCGAGAAGGCCCTGCAACGCCACCAGAAGACCGCGCGTTCCGGCGACAAGGAATCGCAGCGCATCGTGGCCGTGCTGGAAAAATGCGTGGCCCAGCTGAACGAAGCCAAGCCCATCCGTGCGCTGGACCTGACGACCGAGGAAAAGGCCGACATCGCCCAGCTCTGCTTCATCACCGCCAAGCGCGCGATGTACGTGGGCAACGTGGCCGACGATGGTTTCTCCAACAACCCGCTGCTGGACCGCCTGACCGAGTTCGCCGCCAAGCGCAACGCGCCCGTGGTCGCCATCTGCGCCGCCATCGAGTCCGAGATCGTCGACCTGGACGACGCCGACCGCCAGGCCTTCCTGAGCGACATGGGCATGGAAGAGCCGGGCCTGAACCGCCTGATCCGCGCCGCCTTCAAGCTGCTGGGTCTGCAAACGTACTTCACCGCCGGCGTGAAGGAAGTGCGCGCCTGGACCGTGCCGATCGGCGCCACCGCGCCCCAGGCCGCGGGCGTGATCCATACCGACTTCGAGCGCGGCTTCATCCGCGCGCAGACCATCGCCTACGAGGACTACATCGCCTACAAGGGCGAGCAGGGCGCCAAGGAAGCCGGCAAGATGCGCGCCGAAGGCAAGGAATACATCGTGCAGGACGGCGATGTGATGAACTTCCTGTTCAACGTCTGA
- a CDS encoding type II CAAX prenyl endopeptidase Rce1 family protein produces the protein MPMSDQPAVPASRKLRFRDELVDFWRFIRRPNAARLTGRGPGGGVWRDFWPGVRPGRLLAWALLLWCVNLFALGPVAVAAAGLAGATHRLDPTNIPWLTAIIWAPLVEEMLFRYGLRRPRQALWLCPALVPVVLWGPRIWTGLLLAAFLLLAVWALIRRAQPLQGWDTTWRRYYLKHFGLVFHLGTLTFAAVHLSNFVFSKTPYWLLPLLVLPQWLTGLALGWMRVRRGIGAAIALHAVFNAGPIVLIWAVMRWVPGAAA, from the coding sequence ATGCCCATGTCCGACCAGCCTGCCGTCCCAGCGTCCCGCAAACTGCGTTTCCGCGATGAACTGGTCGATTTCTGGCGCTTCATCCGCCGGCCGAACGCGGCGCGGTTGACGGGGCGCGGACCGGGCGGCGGCGTGTGGCGTGATTTCTGGCCGGGCGTGCGTCCCGGCCGGCTGCTGGCCTGGGCGCTGCTGCTGTGGTGCGTGAACCTGTTCGCGCTGGGGCCGGTGGCGGTCGCCGCCGCCGGACTCGCGGGGGCCACGCATAGGCTGGATCCCACCAACATCCCCTGGCTGACCGCCATCATCTGGGCGCCGCTGGTCGAGGAAATGCTGTTCCGCTACGGCCTGCGACGGCCCAGGCAGGCGCTGTGGCTGTGCCCGGCACTGGTGCCCGTGGTGCTGTGGGGGCCGCGCATCTGGACCGGGCTGCTGCTGGCCGCGTTCCTGTTGCTGGCCGTCTGGGCGCTGATCCGGCGCGCGCAGCCGCTGCAAGGCTGGGATACGACCTGGCGTCGCTATTACCTGAAGCATTTCGGCCTGGTGTTCCACCTGGGCACGCTGACCTTCGCCGCCGTGCACCTGAGCAATTTCGTCTTCAGCAAGACGCCGTACTGGCTGCTGCCCCTGCTGGTGCTGCCGCAATGGCTCACGGGTCTGGCGCTGGGCTGGATGCGGGTGCGCAGGGGTATCGGCGCGGCCATCGCGTTGCACGCCGTCTTCAACGCGGGGCCGATCGTGCTGATCTGGGCGGTGATGCGCTGGGTGCCGGGGGCGGCAGCGTAG
- the pth gene encoding aminoacyl-tRNA hydrolase, whose protein sequence is MSTPIRLIVGLGNPGPDYETTRHNAGFWLADHLADDLRASFALEKSFFGMVAKARLGADNVLLLKPNTYMNRSGQAVGALARFYKLAPEAVLVLHDELDLMPGQVKLKQGGGHAGHNGLKDIQAALGSPNFWRLRIGIGHPRTLGLAQQVADFVLHPPRREEQTAIEAVIDRCRAVVPAMLAGDFPLATRQLHSGNDA, encoded by the coding sequence ATGTCTACTCCCATACGCCTCATCGTCGGGCTGGGCAATCCCGGCCCCGACTACGAAACCACCCGGCACAACGCCGGCTTCTGGCTGGCCGATCACCTGGCCGATGATCTGCGCGCGTCCTTCGCGCTGGAGAAGTCGTTCTTCGGCATGGTCGCCAAGGCCCGGCTGGGCGCGGACAACGTGCTGCTGCTCAAGCCCAACACCTACATGAACCGTTCCGGCCAGGCGGTCGGCGCGCTGGCGCGCTTCTACAAGCTCGCGCCCGAGGCCGTGCTGGTGCTGCATGACGAGCTGGACCTCATGCCCGGCCAGGTGAAACTCAAGCAGGGCGGCGGGCACGCCGGCCACAACGGCCTGAAGGACATCCAGGCGGCGCTGGGCAGCCCCAACTTCTGGCGCCTGCGCATCGGCATCGGCCATCCGCGCACGCTGGGGCTGGCGCAGCAGGTCGCGGACTTCGTCCTGCACCCGCCGCGCCGCGAAGAGCAGACGGCGATCGAAGCCGTCATCGACCGCTGCCGCGCCGTGGTGCCGGCGATGCTGGCCGGCGATTTTCCGCTGGCGACGCGGCAACTTCACAGCGGCAACGATGCCTAA
- a CDS encoding 50S ribosomal protein L25/general stress protein Ctc translates to MKFNATARSVQGSSASRRLRRAGRVPAIVYGGTAAPLNIELDHNEIYHALRKEEFHASILQMALEGAAKEEQVLLRSVQWHAYKPQVLHVDFQRVDANQALHTKVPLHFLNAEVSPAVKLSGAIISHVLTELEITCLPAALPQFIEIDLKDLLPGASVHLADIKLPKGVTYVPHGGEPNPLLAAAVVKGGAAAADDAAEAAPAA, encoded by the coding sequence ATGAAATTCAATGCCACTGCGCGTAGCGTCCAGGGTTCGAGTGCGAGCCGCCGCCTGCGCCGCGCGGGCCGCGTTCCCGCCATCGTTTATGGCGGTACGGCTGCCCCCCTGAACATCGAACTCGACCACAACGAGATCTACCACGCCCTGCGCAAGGAAGAGTTCCACGCTTCCATCCTGCAAATGGCGCTGGAAGGCGCGGCCAAGGAAGAGCAAGTCCTGCTGCGTTCGGTTCAATGGCACGCCTACAAGCCGCAAGTCCTGCACGTGGACTTCCAGCGCGTGGACGCCAACCAGGCCCTGCACACCAAGGTGCCGCTGCACTTCCTGAACGCTGAAGTCTCGCCGGCCGTCAAGCTGAGCGGCGCGATCATCAGCCACGTGCTGACCGAGCTGGAAATCACCTGCCTGCCGGCCGCCCTGCCGCAGTTCATCGAAATCGACCTGAAGGACCTGCTGCCCGGCGCGTCGGTCCACCTGGCCGATATCAAGCTGCCCAAGGGCGTGACCTACGTCCCGCACGGTGGCGAGCCGAACCCGCTGCTGGCCGCTGCCGTGGTCAAGGGCGGCGCTGCCGCCGCTGACGACGCCGCCGAAGCCGCTCCGGCCGCCTAA
- a CDS encoding ribose-phosphate pyrophosphokinase, with protein MANDSFMIFTGTANTRLAVDVVNHLDMSLGKMTVGRFSDGEVMVEINENVRGKDVFVLQPTCAPTNDNLMEIMVMVDALRRASAGRITAAIPYFGYARQDRRPRSARVAISAKVVANMLQVAGVDRVLTMDLHADQIQGFFDIPVDNIYAGPILLGDIWRRNFSNLVVVSPDIGGVVRARALAKQLEADLAIIDKRRPRANVSEVMNIIGEVDGRTCIIMDDMVDTAGTLCKAAQALKDRGAGAVYAYCTHPVLSGGAIERIEGSALDELVVTDTIPLSEEGQASGKIRQLSCAALLGETILRISNAESVSSLFVD; from the coding sequence ATGGCAAACGATAGTTTCATGATCTTCACGGGCACCGCCAATACTCGGCTGGCCGTGGACGTAGTCAACCACCTCGACATGTCCCTGGGCAAGATGACCGTGGGTCGCTTCTCGGACGGCGAGGTGATGGTCGAGATCAACGAGAACGTGCGCGGCAAGGACGTCTTCGTACTGCAGCCCACCTGTGCGCCCACCAACGACAACCTGATGGAAATCATGGTGATGGTCGATGCCCTGCGCCGCGCCTCGGCCGGTCGCATCACCGCCGCCATTCCCTATTTCGGCTACGCCCGCCAGGACCGTCGCCCGCGCTCGGCGCGCGTCGCGATCTCGGCCAAGGTCGTGGCCAACATGCTGCAAGTGGCCGGCGTGGACCGGGTCCTGACGATGGACCTGCACGCCGACCAGATCCAGGGCTTCTTCGACATCCCCGTGGACAACATCTACGCGGGTCCGATCCTGCTGGGCGACATCTGGCGCCGCAACTTCTCGAACCTGGTCGTCGTGTCCCCGGACATCGGCGGCGTGGTGCGGGCCCGCGCGCTGGCCAAGCAACTCGAAGCCGACCTGGCCATCATCGACAAGCGTCGTCCGCGCGCCAACGTGTCGGAAGTGATGAACATCATCGGTGAAGTCGACGGCCGCACCTGCATCATCATGGACGACATGGTCGACACCGCCGGCACGCTGTGCAAGGCGGCCCAGGCCCTGAAGGACCGCGGCGCTGGCGCCGTCTACGCGTATTGCACGCACCCCGTGCTGTCGGGCGGCGCGATCGAGCGCATCGAGGGCTCGGCCCTGGACGAGCTGGTCGTCACCGACACCATCCCGCTGTCCGAAGAAGGCCAGGCCAGCGGCAAGATCCGCCAGCTGTCCTGCGCGGCGCTGCTGGGCGAGACCATCCTGCGTATCTCGAACGCCGAATCGGTCAGCTCGCTGTTCGTCGACTGA
- the ispE gene encoding 4-(cytidine 5'-diphospho)-2-C-methyl-D-erythritol kinase translates to MTLYDVPAPAKLNLFLHVVGRRADGYHLLQTVFRFIDLCDTLHVETRADGVISRATDLPGVPEDQDLTVRAARALQRATGTRQGAQISLEKRIPQGGGLGGGSSDAASTLIALNRLWGTNLSRRELMDLALPLGADVPVFVFGQSAFAQGVGEDLSAVALPERAYLVAQPDASVPTVGIFSAEDLTRDTSSITIADFLASPTFCAENCTESEAGSGLNARPASFEFFGRNDLEPVVYRLYPEVLRASRWLTEHGIHVRMSGSGACLFAEYSKLSEAVLAKTEITATMRGAVKTNSFQQTAHPRFRLVQACAGLAEHPLRDWIAR, encoded by the coding sequence GTGACTCTCTACGACGTACCCGCGCCCGCCAAGCTCAACCTGTTCCTGCATGTCGTGGGGCGGCGCGCCGACGGCTACCACCTGCTGCAGACTGTGTTCCGCTTCATCGACCTCTGCGACACGCTGCATGTCGAGACGCGCGCCGACGGCGTCATCAGCCGCGCCACCGACCTGCCCGGCGTGCCCGAGGACCAGGACCTGACGGTGCGCGCCGCGCGCGCGCTGCAACGCGCCACCGGCACGCGCCAGGGGGCGCAGATCAGCCTGGAAAAGCGCATCCCGCAGGGCGGTGGCCTGGGCGGCGGCTCCAGCGACGCGGCCTCCACGCTGATCGCGCTGAATCGTCTCTGGGGCACGAATCTAAGCCGGCGCGAGCTGATGGACCTGGCGCTGCCGCTGGGCGCGGACGTGCCCGTGTTCGTGTTCGGGCAATCGGCCTTTGCCCAGGGCGTGGGCGAGGATCTCAGCGCGGTGGCGCTGCCCGAGCGCGCCTATCTGGTGGCCCAGCCGGATGCCAGCGTGCCGACTGTTGGAATTTTTTCCGCAGAGGATTTGACAAGGGATACTTCTTCGATCACAATAGCGGACTTTCTTGCTTCGCCTACTTTCTGCGCCGAAAATTGCACTGAAAGCGAAGCGGGATCTGGTCTAAACGCCAGGCCCGCCAGCTTCGAATTTTTTGGCAGAAATGATCTGGAGCCGGTGGTTTACCGTCTTTATCCTGAGGTTCTCAGGGCATCGCGGTGGCTTACTGAACATGGAATACATGTTCGTATGTCGGGGTCTGGTGCGTGTTTGTTCGCCGAATACTCCAAACTTTCCGAAGCCGTTTTGGCGAAAACGGAAATTACCGCTACAATGCGCGGCGCTGTTAAAACAAATAGTTTTCAGCAAACCGCTCATCCACGGTTTCGGTTGGTTCAGGCTTGCGCCGGATTAGCTGAACACCCACTGCGGGATTGGATTGCAAGATAG
- a CDS encoding methyl-accepting chemotaxis protein has protein sequence MFRNTRVATILLGIIATFFTFQLLVGGMGFVALRQTNQDVGQLYRLSSEQVNAVNSAALSLVAARTDLTRYAARVAKGNPGDTTALRLARQRIAAGDRNFQGFASGLSAEEKTASADLIEAYTTFSGNLQSLGKALEGGDADAYGKPATQQAQEILVNERDAFMRRAEEAGQGVMEEISLFQSLFVYVLAGFLIVGLVMAVGAHVLIRRMIVRPLLEAGEIFRRIAEGDLTRRVADRGRNEIGALLTALKSMQDGLVRTVSSVRRGVDEIHVGAREISSGNADLSSRTEQQAASLEQTAASMEELASTVKQNAGIAHEANRMVGESAAVARRGGEAVAGVVETMRAISGSSARIADIVGVIDGIAFQTNILALNAAVEAARAGEQGKGFAVVASEVRTLAQRSAAAAKEIKQLIEDSTQKVGVGSAQVERAGATMREIEDSVQRVTSLMGEISAASEEQSSGIDQVNRAVAQMDNVTQQNAALVEQAAAAAGALEEQARQLADAVSVFKLPGGQVIEAQAAPLQGASGATPQLA, from the coding sequence ATGTTCAGGAATACCCGCGTCGCGACGATACTGCTGGGAATCATCGCGACCTTCTTCACCTTCCAGTTGCTGGTCGGAGGCATGGGCTTCGTCGCCCTGCGGCAGACCAATCAGGATGTCGGACAGCTTTATCGTCTGTCCTCGGAGCAGGTCAATGCCGTCAATTCCGCCGCGCTGTCGCTGGTCGCGGCGCGCACCGACCTGACCCGCTACGCCGCCCGCGTGGCCAAGGGCAACCCGGGCGACACCACCGCATTGCGGCTGGCGCGTCAGCGCATCGCCGCCGGCGACCGCAATTTCCAGGGATTCGCCAGCGGCCTTAGCGCCGAAGAGAAAACCGCCTCGGCGGATCTGATCGAGGCCTACACCACCTTCAGCGGCAATCTGCAGTCCCTGGGCAAGGCGCTGGAGGGCGGCGACGCCGACGCCTACGGCAAGCCCGCCACGCAGCAGGCGCAGGAGATCCTGGTCAACGAGCGCGACGCCTTCATGCGCCGCGCCGAGGAGGCAGGGCAGGGCGTGATGGAAGAGATCTCGCTGTTCCAGTCGCTGTTCGTCTACGTGCTGGCGGGCTTCCTGATCGTGGGGCTGGTCATGGCGGTCGGCGCCCACGTGCTGATCCGGCGCATGATCGTGCGGCCGCTGCTGGAGGCGGGCGAGATATTCAGGCGCATCGCCGAGGGCGACCTCACGCGCCGCGTGGCGGATCGCGGCCGCAACGAGATCGGCGCCTTGCTGACGGCGCTCAAGAGCATGCAGGACGGCTTGGTCCGCACGGTGTCCTCGGTGCGTCGCGGCGTGGATGAGATCCATGTGGGCGCGCGCGAAATCTCCTCGGGCAATGCCGATCTTTCCAGCCGCACCGAACAGCAGGCCGCGTCGCTGGAGCAGACCGCGGCCAGCATGGAGGAACTGGCTTCCACCGTGAAGCAGAACGCGGGCATCGCGCACGAGGCCAACCGCATGGTGGGCGAATCGGCAGCGGTCGCGCGGCGTGGCGGCGAGGCGGTGGCCGGCGTGGTCGAGACCATGCGCGCCATTTCCGGCAGCTCGGCGCGCATCGCCGATATCGTCGGCGTGATCGACGGCATTGCCTTCCAGACCAATATCCTGGCGCTGAACGCGGCCGTGGAAGCGGCGCGCGCGGGCGAGCAGGGCAAGGGCTTCGCCGTGGTCGCGAGCGAGGTGCGCACGCTGGCCCAGCGCAGCGCCGCGGCGGCCAAGGAGATCAAGCAATTGATCGAGGACTCCACGCAGAAGGTCGGCGTGGGCTCGGCCCAGGTCGAGCGGGCCGGCGCCACCATGCGCGAGATCGAGGATTCCGTGCAGCGCGTCACCAGCCTGATGGGCGAGATCTCGGCCGCGTCCGAAGAGCAGTCCAGCGGCATCGATCAGGTCAACCGCGCCGTCGCGCAGATGGACAATGTGACGCAGCAGAACGCGGCGCTGGTGGAACAGGCCGCCGCCGCGGCCGGCGCGCTGGAGGAGCAGGCGCGCCAGCTTGCGGACGCGGTGTCGGTGTTCAAGCTGCCCGGCGGGCAGGTGATCGAGGCGCAGGCCGCGCCATTGCAGGGCGCGTCCGGCGCCACGCCGCAGCTGGCCTGA